A genomic window from Silene latifolia isolate original U9 population chromosome Y, ASM4854445v1, whole genome shotgun sequence includes:
- the LOC141628009 gene encoding protein FAR-RED IMPAIRED RESPONSE 1-like, which yields MYGKRHKWIPSYFRDLPLGCLLKTTQRSESQNSYFKIFESIDGTLVEFWLRFQSAMEQQRYNHRFLDAASDSTLPHVSSKIMIEKHASKIYTHTVFYEFQEQVQMAPCSCAVRGFSEQGNMHIINV from the coding sequence ATGTATGGCAAAAGGCACAAATGGATACCTTCTTACTTTAGGGATTTGCCTTTAGGCTGCCTTTTGAAAACtacacaaagatcagagagtcAAAACAGTTATTTCAAAATATTTGAGAGCATAGATGGCACACTTGTAGAATTTTGGTTGCGTTTTCAGAGTGCAATGGAACAACAACGCTATAATCACAGATTTCTTGATGCTGCAAGTGACAGCACATTGCCACATGTCTCTTCTAAGATAATGATTGAGAAACATGCctctaaaatctacacacatactGTTTTCTATGAGTTCCAAGAGCAAGTGCAAATGGCTCCCTGTTCGTGTGCCGTTAGGGGGTTTTCTGAGCAAGGAAACATGCACATTATAAATGTTTAA